Part of the Numida meleagris isolate 19003 breed g44 Domestic line chromosome 26, NumMel1.0, whole genome shotgun sequence genome is shown below.
NNNNNNNNNNNNNNNNNNNNNNNNNNNNNGAGGCGGGGTTGGGATCCCGCCCGGCGGACTACATCTCCCGGTATCCATCGCGCCCCGGCCTGCGCTTCCCGGCGTGCACCGCGCGCTGGCGCCCATTGGCTGCTCGGCGCACCCGCCCCGCCCGGAGTTTGGCGCGAGATCTCACGATTGGCGCCGGCGCCGTGAGGCGCAGCCAATGGAGCGGCGGGGGCGGGGCCTGGCCAGGCTGGTGGCGGGAAGTGCAGAGCGGAGGGCTGAGTTGGCGCGAGAGGGTGAGTGggggcggctgtggggctgctatggggcagggaaCGGGGGCACGGTTGTGGGCTTGCGGCAGGGAGGTGGGGGCGCGTGGGGGACGGGGCTGTGCGGATATGGGGGGCAGAGAGCTGGGGGATCGGGGGCGGAGTTGTGGGCTCGGGCTGGCGGATAAGGGCAGCGGTGTGGGGTCATGCTGAAGGGCTGGGGCACgcggagcagggctgggagctgtggggggTGGCGGCGTGGGGCCGCGTTGTAGGGCCggaggggctgtggggaggtGGTTGTGGAGCACGGGGCAGCTCGGGGGGGGGTTCCCGCCATGACTGCTTTCCATCCCcgcagggctgcagccatgTCCAGTGCCCGCCCGCAGCGCCAGGCCACCATCGCCTTCCCCCGGCGGAGGAGCGCCCGCTGCAATGCCGCTGCCCTGGCCAAGACCCCTCCGGCTGACCCCGACCCCGCAGACCCCTCTGCCCTGCGCCTCTCACCTGTGTCCCCGCGCCCCACAGAGCCCACTCCCATCACGCTGTCACCCCGGAGCACGGCGCTACCCCTGAGCCCCCGCAAGCGCCTGGGTAAGAAACGCTGATCTCCTGGGACCCCCGGTcaggggcagccccagccctgggcaccgTGATGTGGGGCTGTGGTGTCCCCGGTCACGCAAAGCTTTGCTTCTGCAGGCGACGACAACCTCTGCAACATGCCCCACACCGCGCCCTGCTCCCCGGCCAAGCGCTGCAAGGAGAACCGCAGCTGCCGCGTGCTCTTCGGGGACCCCACGGCCTCCCCAGGAAAACAGAGCCCCCCGGGGCCGTCCCTGCTGCAGCGCGGGCAGGAGACGCCGCAGGGATCAGGGCGCAGCACAGGGCCCGCCCGCAGCCGCCTCTTCAGGCAGGAAGGTGCGCGGGTGGCAGCGGGACGTGTCCCTAAAGCTGGGGACAGCCTCGGCCCGTTGCCCACCCTCACCCCCCTCGTTTTTCCCACCCTTGCCGCAGGCACGTGCTACCAGCAGGCGAAGCGTGTGCTGCACACGGCGGTGCCCGAGCGCCTGCACGGCCGCGAGCGGGAGACGGCCGCCATCCGGCAGTTCCTGCGGGAGCACGTGGCCGCGCGCCGCCCCGGCAGCCTCTACATCGCGGGAGCGCCCGGCACCGGGAAGACGGCGTGCGTGAACCGCGTGCTGCGCGACTGCAAGGTGTGCGTGCATCCCATAACCCTGCACCTGGGGGCTCGGGGTCTGTCTCCTGGCCTTAGCCCTGATCTTGGAGTGGGCGTTGGTGTCTCATCCCATTCTCCTGGTGAGGGCTGCGGGTCCTGCCCCTAACCCTAACTCTGCTCCTGGGTGGGCTTTGGGTCCCGTCCCCTGCTCTTGGGGGTGGGCTTAGGGTCCAGTACCCTGCCCCAAACTCTGCTTGTGGAGGGCTTTgggtctgtccccttcccctcctcctgttCCTGGGGAGGGCTTTGAGGCCCCTGGTCCTTGGGAGGGTTTTGGGAGAATCCCATTCCCTGTCCCCGACACTGCTCCTGAGTGTGGGTTGGTTTTGGGATCCcatgctgtgctcctggggTGACCTTTGGGGTCCCATCTCCTGGCCCTAACCACGCACTCCTGGGCTTTGCAAGAGGCTCAGAGCAGGCACGTGGAGCCCTTCTACAGAGCTTTACAGAGGAGCAACGGGGGGGCAGTGGGATGCGGACAGCCCCGTGTGACACTGCCCCATCCCCGCAGGACGAGCTGACGGGCAGCCGCAGCGCAGTGCTGAACTGCATGGCACTGAGCAGTGCCCACGCCGTGTTCCCCGCCGTGGcggagcagctggggctgcccacAGCCGGGACGGGCGGCAGGGAGCTGGCACGGCGGCTGGAACGGGCGCTGACGGCCAAGGGGCCCATGCTGTGAGTCACCTCCTGGGGGGAGAAGGAGTGGACGTGGCCGGGGCAGGTGTCCCGGTGTCCCCAGCGGGGCTGTGGGCTGACCGTGCACCCCGCAGGTTGCTGGTGCTGGACGAGATGGaccagctgggcagcagggcGCAGGACGTGCTCTACACCATCTTCGAGTGGCCGCGGCTGCCCGGCTCCCGCCTGGTCCTCATCGGTGAGCACGCGCTCCCGGCCCCTATAAATCGGGGTCCCGCCACCCCTAAACCAGAGTCCCCCTGCCCTCCTCACCCTGCTGTGCTCCGTAGGGTTGGCCAACGCGCTGGACCTCACCGAGCGCCTGCTGGCGCGCCTGCACACCCCCCCGCTGCCCGCCCCCCGCCTGCTGCGCTTCGCCCCGTACAGCCACGAGCAGCTGGCCGCCATCCTGCACGGCCGCCTGGAGCAGCTGCGGGGCGGCCCCGTCCTCGAGCCCAGCGCCCTCCAGTTCTGTGCCCGGAAGGTCTCAGCCGTGTCCGGGGATGCGCGCAAGGCGCTCGATGTCTGCAGGTGGGTGTGGGAGTGGGGGGCCCTTCTGACCCACACTGTTCGGTGACGCTGGGGTGGTCCCAGTGGTGCTGCACAGCCCCGTTAGCGCTCCCCAGCGCTTTCTGCTATGGAGCTTCCCCGCTTCTCCCAGCCCTGAgcgtggggatgtggggagcGCGTGGCTGAGTGACACCCTGGGGACAACACGGCGTTGTGGCGTGGTCTGGGGGGTCTGAGCCCACCTCTGGGTGCTGATGGGCTGTGCCCTCAGGCGTGCCGTGGAGCTGGTGGAGCTGGATGTGCGGAGCCAAACCCTGCTCCAGCCACTGCCCGGTGGTGAGTGACCAACCCCCGGCAGGGGCACCAACCCCGTGGTCCCATCTGGGGGCTCTGTGCCCCAACCCTGTGCCCATCGCAGCGCCTGAAgccccctctgctcctctgcaggtGACCCCGCAGCCGCGCCGTGCCCCGTCCCCAGGAGAGTGGGGCTCCCGCAGGTGTCCCGCGTCCTCTCGGAGGTGTTTGGGGACAGGATGGCACcgggcagccctggggctcGCGATGCGTTCCCGCTGCAGCAGAAGATCCTCGTGTGcgccctgctgctgctcgccCGGCACCTGCGCACACGCCAGGTCACACTGGGCAAGGTGAGTGGTGGCCGTGGCCTCCTCAGcgtccccagtgtcccctggGTTCTCTGTAGTCTCCATGGTTCCTGAGGTCCCCAGCGTTTCTGGGTTCTCCATGGTCCCCATGGTCCCTAGTGTCCCCCTGAGGTCCCTGGGGTCCCCATTGTCCTCGGGTCCTCAAGGTCCCCAATGTCCCCTTGAAGTCCTTGGGCTCCCcgatgtccccgtgtcccctgGCTGCACTAATGCTCCGTGCCCCCCCAGCTCCACGACGCCTACAGCCGCGTGTGCCGGCGGCAGCAGCTCCCCGCAGTGGACCAGGCGGAGTGCCTGTCCCTCGTCACCCTGCTGGAATCCCGCGGCGTGCTCGAACTGAAGCGCGCCAAGGACCCGCGCCTCGCCAAGGTACGGGGACAGCCCCGGGGACAGCCCCGGCATGCCGGCCCCGTGGTGCTGAGCGGTGTCCCCCCCCTCTCCAGGTATCCCTGAAGGtcgaggaggaggaggcacaGCACGCGCTGCAGGACGCCGCGCTGGTGGGCAGCATCCTGGCGCGGGGGCTGCTCTAGGCCCCCCCACCCCGTGGCCGTTCGGGGGCAGCGCCGTGGTTTGGTGGCCCCGCGGGTGCGTGGTGGCACCGCAGACGCTCGGCGCAATTCTCGCCCTGGAGGCAATCGTATGCAATTTTATCGTTACTATTTTATTAATTGATGTTAATGGGAGGGTGGTGCCTGCTGCAGTTcccgtgtccccccccccccccccgccttgGTGCGTCCCCCCACTGGATGTGGGGGTGGCTCTGTCAGAGCTGTGCACGGACCCCGAGGTGGGGGGGACACCTGGGGGTCCCCCCATCTCCTGGCCCTAATAAAGTCCTCCTtaaatgtgctgctgctgtgggctttgtgtccccatcccacgGGTGCAGGGCCTGGCCCCACTTGGCCTCTcagcccccccgcccccccagctcctctgctcgTGTTAAATAACGGCGGCACTGACCTAATTCTGTAGCTTCCCAGCTGCGGGGGGGcgtggggctgcagtgctggggggggCTGCAATCTCTGGGTGCCCCAATCCCTGCCATTGCCCCTCCCCATCCAGACACTGTCCGCCCCCCAATTCTGCCACTCCCCCCTCCCCGGGCTGGGGGTGTTGGGGTGAGGAGGGGGCCCCTGTAGGGTGGGTTGGGGGCTGCAGGATCCTCcgcatccccccccccccccccactctcCTCCTGTAGGGCTGagctgtgtttgtgctgtgtACAACCCTATGACGGGGGGACAGATTTTGGTACcccctctctgctccctgtcccAGGACCTTGTGTCCCTTGTCCCCTGTCCCCACGCTGTGGGGTTGGGTGTGGGCACCCAGTGACGGGGGACAAAACCCGCTGGGGGGTGTCCCCGTGTGCCCCCCCCACCTTGTGACGCAGCCCCGGCGGTGGCAGTGCCTGGAAGGAAGCGGTGACCGCAGTGACGCAGCTGTGATGCGGGTGGCACCACGCTGCTGTGGGCCCCCCCATGGCACCACGAGAAGGTGGCACAGGGGATGCGAGCAGAAGGCCGCGGGCACCTGGGCTGAGTGGCATTGTCCCAGGGCTGTCCCTGCAGcgccatggggatggggacagcgcGGGGAGCGCGGCCCCCTCCGCCGTGCGTCTGTGTCCTCGCGCTCAGTGCTCTGTGTCTGTGCCCATGGGCATGGCGGGGGCCCCGTGTCCCCTCGCCGGTGTCCCCAGCGCCTCGCTGTCCTCCCTTGCACTCTCCTTACATAAGTGGCCACGTGGCCGGGCACGGTCCCCTCCCGCCGCGCTGTCACCGCCGGCACCCAGATTCCATCTGACAGCCGCTTCCGCTCCGCTGCGCCCGTGATGGGCACTGGGGACGGGGGGCACAGGCACGACCCCGCGTGACCCCGCGTGGGGGACACCGGCGCCCACCCCACAGGCACATCCCATAGGGGCACGTGGCCGGCTGTGGCCCCCCAGTGCCGTGGGGTTGGGGGTGGCTGGGGGGGCCCAGCCAGGCGGGGGGCCGTGCGCATCTGGCAGTGATTTGATGCATTCCTCTGGGCTGAGCGCATGCCGGCAGCCAGGCCTGGCTGCGgtgtgtggggagggggctgcggCGGGACCCggcccagtgctgctgagcacggtggggaaactgaggcacagcgGGGTGTGGGGGCAGCGCtgtgcagtgcttctgctggCCTGTCctggcggggggggggggggggtggttggtggcagtgggtgctgggctCCGGTAgtgggagcagctctgtggtTCATGCATGTCCATGTGTCCGCATGTCCGTGTGtctttgtgtgtctgtgtgctgtATGCCCATGTATTCGTCTGTCCATGCGTGTCCACGCATCTGCCTGTCCGTGTGTCCATCCATCTGTGTCTGTTTCTACCTGTCCACGCATCCCTGAGCCCAGGTTCCCACTGTAGTTCCTGCAGACTCCATCGTTGCCCCCAGCGTGGGCTCTCCAtgtccccgcagcccccagAGGCAGCTCAGGGCCCCCCAGGACCCCTTGCCCTCTGTCGCAGCTGCCCCCCTCCCCACTGCCTGCCCCCACTGCTGTCCCTACCACCACTGTCCTCCAGGGGCCTGGGCACGGTACAGGCCCCCCGTGCTCGGCCTGTCCCCCTGGGTGACCCCCCAGCCCCCTGGGGAGGCCATGAGATCCCTCCTCCTTTCGGGGGGGGAACCGTCCCCACCAGGCCCCGAGTGAGCCCACAGGGGGCAGCTCAGACCCCTCGCAACACTGGGAGTGGGATAAGGGAGGACGGAttgggggaaggggggggaatGAAGCAGAAGNNNNNNNNNNNNNNNNNNNNNNNNNNNNNNNNNNNNNNNNNNNNNNNNNNNNNNNNNNNNNNNNNNNNNNNNNNNNNNNNNNNNNNNNNNNNNNNNNNNNNNNNNNNNNNNNNNNNNNNNNNNNNNNNNNNNNNNNNNNNNNNNNNNNNNNNNNNNNNNNNNNNNNNNNNNNNNNNNNNNNNNNNNNNNNNNNNNNNNNNNNNNNNNNNNNNNNNNNNNNNNNNNNNNNNNNNNNNNNNNNNNNNNNNNNNNNNNNNNNNNNNNNNNNNNNNNNNNNNNNNNNNNNNNNNNNNNNNNNNNNNNNNNNNNNNNNNNNNNNNNNNNNNNNNNNNNNNNNNNNNNNNNNNNNNNNNNNNNNNNNNNNNNNNNNNNNNNNNNNNNNNNNNNNNNNNNNNNNNNNNNNNNNNNNNNNNNNNNNNNNNNNNNNNNNNNNNNNNNNNNNNNNNNNNNNNNNNNNNNNNNNNNNNNNNNNNNNNNNNNNNNNNNNNNNNNNNNNNNNNNNNNNNNNNNNNNNNNNNNNNNNNNNNNNNNNNNNNNNNNNNNNNNNNNNNNNNNNNNNNNNNNNNNNNNNNNNNNNNNNNNNNNNNNNNNNNNNNNNNNNNNNNNNNNNNNNNNNNNNNNNNNNNNNNNNNNNNNNNNNNNNNNNNNNNNNNNNNNNNNNNNNNNNNNNNNNNNNNNNNNNNNNNNNNNNNNNNNNNNNNNNNNNNNNNNNNNNNNNNNNNNNNNNNNNNNNNNNNNNNNNNNNNNNNNNNNNNNNNNNNNNNNNNNNNNNNNNNNNNNNNNNNNNNNNNNNNNNNNNNNNNNNNNNNNNNNNNNNNNNNNNNNNNNNNNNNNNNNNNNNNNNNNNNNNNNNNNNNNNNNNNNNNNNNNNNNNNNNNNNNNNNNNNNNNNNNNNNNNNNNNNNNNNNNNNNNNNNNNNNNNNNNNNNNNNNNNNNNNNNNNNNNNNNNNNNNNNNNNNNNNNNNNNNNNNNNNNNNNNNNNNNNNNNNNNNNNNNNNNNNNNNNNNNNNNNNNNNNNNNNNNNNNNNNNNNNNNNNNNNNNNNNNNNNNNNNNNNNNNNNNNNNNNNNNNNNNNNNNNNNNNNNNNNNNNNNNNNNNNNNNNNNNNNNNNNNNNNNNNNNNNNNNNNNNNNNNNNNNNNNNNNNNNNNNNNNNNNNNNNNNNNNNNNNNNNNNNNNNNNNNNNNNNNNNNNNNNNNNNNNNNNNNNNNNNNNNNNNNNNNNNNNNNNNNNNNNNNNNNNNNNNNNNNNNNNNNNNNNNNNNNNNNNNNNNNNNNNNNNNNNNNNNNNNNNNNNNNNNNNNNNNNNNNNNNNNNNNNNNNNNNNNNNNNNNNNNNNNNNNNNNNNNNNNNNNNNNNNNNNNNNNNNNNNNNNNNNNNNNNNNNNNNNNNNNNNNNNNNNNNNNNNNNNNNNNNNNNNNNNNNNNNNNNNNNNNNNNNNNNNNNNNNNNNNNNNNNNNNNNNNNNNNNNNNNNNNNNNNNNNNNNNNNNNNNNNNNNNNNNNNNNNNNNNNNNNNNNNNNNNNNNNNNNNNNNNNNNNNNNNNNNNNNNNNNNNNNNNNNNNNNNNNNNNNNNNNNNNNNNNNNNNNNNNNNNNNNNNNNNNNNNNNNNNNNNNNNNNNNNNNNNNNNNNNNNNNNNNNNNNNNNNNNNNNNNNNNNNNNNNNNNNNNNNNNNNNNNNNNNNNNNNNNNNNNNNNNNNNNNNNNNNNNNNNNNNNNNNNNNNNNNNNNNNNNNNNNNNNNNNNNN
Proteins encoded:
- the CDC6 gene encoding cell division control protein 6 homolog; protein product: MSSARPQRQATIAFPRRRSARCNAAALAKTPPADPDPADPSALRLSPVSPRPTEPTPITLSPRSTALPLSPRKRLGDDNLCNMPHTAPCSPAKRCKENRSCRVLFGDPTASPGKQSPPGPSLLQRGQETPQGSGRSTGPARSRLFRQEGTCYQQAKRVLHTAVPERLHGRERETAAIRQFLREHVAARRPGSLYIAGAPGTGKTACVNRVLRDCKDELTGSRSAVLNCMALSSAHAVFPAVAEQLGLPTAGTGGRELARRLERALTAKGPMLLLVLDEMDQLGSRAQDVLYTIFEWPRLPGSRLVLIGLANALDLTERLLARLHTPPLPAPRLLRFAPYSHEQLAAILHGRLEQLRGGPVLEPSALQFCARKVSAVSGDARKALDVCRRAVELVELDVRSQTLLQPLPGGDPAAAPCPVPRRVGLPQVSRVLSEVFGDRMAPGSPGARDAFPLQQKILVCALLLLARHLRTRQVTLGKLHDAYSRVCRRQQLPAVDQAECLSLVTLLESRGVLELKRAKDPRLAKVSLKVEEEEAQHALQDAALVGSILARGLL